A genomic segment from Nocardiopsis sp. Huas11 encodes:
- a CDS encoding PucR family transcriptional regulator: MADTASRDQAYSVPLSTVVGRRDLDLATVVAAGDPGVGWAVVSELEDPAVYLRGGELLLTAGVNLPGTAAALRAYVASLVGAGVSAVGFGVTPVHDTVPVGLIEQCHLQGLPLVEVPRPTPFTAVSQAVGEELEERRLRDLRRLGEAHQALARAVSDPDPVARVLRVLADSLAGWAALAGPDTLQRTPSAPADLSGLSALLGKLTSARGPRSAKARSGDDEVFLHTVGTPPEDHGVVLVGRPEPLGITDRAVLRTATALLDLLARTSHEAPPVPGRLLTGLLLDGGIGHATEPLLAELTHADPGGAAYRVLRAHARAGRHTAPVALPLGTPVLDHTADAGGEHLRAVLADRGEDAHRDQLQELRPHGWTGALSAPMPPSGLAEADRQAAALLARARATGAPMVWGSGTDPFDTLLDPEGVDDLVRRVLGPLAQETDTARTLRRTLRAWLTRHGNWDRAAADLGTHRNSVRYRIGRIERDLDVDLADAEQRMRLWFALSRRRP, encoded by the coding sequence ATGGCCGACACCGCGTCCCGCGACCAGGCGTACTCCGTGCCCCTGAGCACCGTGGTGGGCCGCCGCGACCTCGACCTGGCCACCGTCGTGGCGGCGGGCGATCCCGGCGTGGGCTGGGCGGTGGTCAGCGAGCTCGAGGACCCGGCCGTCTACCTGCGCGGCGGCGAACTCCTGCTCACCGCCGGCGTCAACCTCCCCGGCACCGCCGCGGCCCTGCGCGCCTATGTCGCCTCCCTGGTCGGCGCGGGCGTCAGCGCCGTCGGCTTCGGCGTGACCCCCGTGCACGACACCGTGCCCGTCGGCCTGATCGAGCAGTGCCACCTCCAGGGGCTCCCGCTGGTGGAGGTACCCAGGCCCACACCGTTCACGGCCGTCAGCCAGGCGGTGGGCGAGGAACTGGAGGAGCGCCGCCTGCGCGACCTGCGCCGCCTCGGCGAGGCCCACCAGGCGCTGGCCCGCGCGGTCTCGGACCCCGACCCCGTCGCACGGGTGCTGCGCGTGCTGGCCGACTCCCTCGCCGGCTGGGCCGCCCTCGCCGGCCCCGACACCCTCCAGCGCACCCCGTCCGCTCCCGCCGACCTGTCCGGCCTGTCCGCACTGCTCGGCAAGCTCACCTCCGCGCGCGGCCCGCGCAGCGCCAAGGCCCGCTCCGGGGACGACGAGGTCTTCCTGCACACGGTCGGCACACCGCCCGAGGACCACGGTGTGGTCCTGGTGGGGCGGCCCGAGCCGCTGGGCATCACCGACCGCGCGGTCCTGCGCACGGCCACCGCCCTGCTCGACCTCCTGGCACGCACGTCCCACGAGGCCCCGCCCGTCCCCGGACGCCTGCTCACCGGCCTGCTCCTCGACGGCGGAATCGGCCACGCCACCGAACCCCTCCTGGCCGAACTCACCCACGCCGACCCCGGCGGCGCCGCCTACCGGGTGCTGCGGGCGCACGCGCGGGCGGGACGGCACACCGCCCCGGTGGCGCTGCCCCTGGGCACACCGGTGCTGGACCACACGGCGGACGCGGGGGGCGAGCACCTGCGGGCGGTGCTCGCCGACCGCGGGGAGGACGCCCACCGGGACCAGCTCCAGGAACTGCGCCCGCACGGCTGGACCGGCGCGCTCAGCGCGCCGATGCCGCCCTCCGGCCTGGCCGAGGCCGACCGCCAGGCCGCCGCCCTCCTGGCCCGCGCCCGCGCCACCGGCGCGCCGATGGTGTGGGGCTCCGGCACCGACCCCTTCGACACCCTCCTGGACCCGGAGGGCGTCGACGACCTGGTGCGCCGCGTGCTCGGTCCGCTGGCGCAGGAGACCGACACCGCGCGCACCCTGCGCCGCACCCTGCGGGCCTGGCTCACCCGGCACGGCAACTGGGACCGCGCCGCCGCCGACCTGGGCACCCACCGCAACAGCGTCCGCTACCGGATCGGCCGGATCGAACGCGACCTGGACGTGGACCTGGCCGACGCCGAGCAGCGCATGCGCCTGTGGTTCGCGCTCTCCCGCCGGCGTCCGTGA
- the speB gene encoding agmatinase: MTAPIGPTDSSLVPRFAGPATYARLPRIDQVDKADIAVVGVPFDTGVSYRPGARFGPSAIREASRLLRPYHPGLDVSPFASAQVVDGGDIAVNPFSIGDAVETVDQAASEFVRAGTKLVTLGGDHTIALPLLRSLYRRHGPIAMVHFDAHLDTWDTYFGEPYTHGTPFRRAVEEGILDTEAIAHVGTRGPLYGKRDLEEDRRFGFGIVTAADVMRKGVDEISDALRQRVGRRPLYVSVDIDVLDPAHAPGTGTPEAGGLTSRELLEILRGLSTCNLVGADVVEVAPAYDHAQITATAASHVAYDLVSVLALNHGLGD, translated from the coding sequence ATGACCGCACCGATCGGACCCACCGACTCCAGCCTCGTCCCGCGCTTCGCCGGACCGGCGACCTACGCGCGGCTGCCGCGCATCGACCAGGTCGACAAGGCCGACATCGCCGTGGTCGGCGTGCCCTTCGACACCGGTGTGTCCTACCGGCCCGGAGCCCGTTTCGGCCCCTCGGCCATCCGTGAGGCCAGCCGCCTGCTGCGTCCCTACCACCCGGGCCTGGACGTGTCCCCGTTCGCCTCCGCGCAGGTGGTCGACGGCGGCGACATCGCGGTCAACCCGTTCTCCATCGGCGACGCCGTCGAGACCGTCGACCAGGCGGCCTCGGAGTTCGTGCGGGCCGGGACCAAGCTGGTCACCCTGGGCGGCGACCACACGATCGCGCTGCCGCTGCTGCGCTCGCTGTACCGGCGGCACGGCCCCATCGCCATGGTCCACTTCGACGCCCACCTGGACACCTGGGACACCTACTTCGGTGAGCCCTACACGCACGGCACCCCGTTCCGCCGCGCCGTCGAGGAGGGCATCCTCGACACCGAGGCGATCGCGCACGTGGGCACCCGCGGCCCGCTCTACGGCAAGCGCGACCTGGAGGAGGACCGCCGCTTCGGGTTCGGCATCGTCACCGCCGCCGACGTCATGCGCAAGGGCGTGGACGAGATCTCCGACGCCCTGCGCCAGCGCGTGGGCCGCCGACCGCTGTACGTCTCCGTGGACATCGACGTCCTGGACCCGGCCCACGCCCCGGGCACCGGCACCCCCGAGGCGGGCGGTCTGACCAGCCGCGAGCTCCTGGAGATCCTGCGCGGCCTCTCGACCTGCAACCTCGTGGGCGCGGACGTGGTGGAGGTCGCCCCGGCCTACGACCACGCGCAGATCACCGCGACCGCCGCCTCGCACGTGGCCTACGAC